One Streptomyces drozdowiczii DNA segment encodes these proteins:
- a CDS encoding ATP-binding protein produces MATKTTQRPQQVAPVQLPAGISLVGSELRSTNLERDVEEKHLNDPYVGARALDVLDRVTNAVANLRRTRAWSFTGPYGSGKSTLSNLFDAFLGHDETRRAEAEAAVRASNPGQAARLARVRDELSDKAGFLGAVATARREPLAATVHRALQTAVERKWKKRVPKEIAQALAACAEGKVPSHESITNAVAALCDRHPLLLIIDEFGKNLEYSAAAGDSGSAASDVFLLQMLAETGAGPSGMRLFMFTLQHLAFTDYAARSSAIQTQEWAKVQGRFEDITFAPNLGDAVHLMRRRLDLTGVSEPGLELIRQQADAAAYAWKQHALRAVVDISAEMFADLYPLHPLTAVAAPLLAAQIGQHDRSLTGFLASDEPNTVRRALETLSSEAPERACTIRLPQLYDYFFASGRTTILASTKASRWLEVDNRLNEAHGLPTEDQDVLKVIGILNLMDADGALGATPPMIQFALNDPTDALDPDRFTALQERLDRLVEDGFLVHRAYSHEYRVWQGTDVDIDARVREVATRIAPADVMSYFSKHLGTVLPAAVVAGGHSQRTGMLRYFSTAVSHKSEKLKGPQVVQDAADGLIVYHLGPLETRPAVQSPLPVLIGTTKNPEAVLQAGIDLVALEELLDDDTIDHVATREIEERAAHLSQTIGARLDEAFNPLSPQSNWYLWHKGTEVQGDDSEPVEARSYANLASQACDRVYPHTPHIRNEMVGRHQLTSNGARARRELLTSMLQRSGNPLLGYDRTKYTPERAMYHGVLEYLGLHRAAGETEAGTDTTSILTHGLSRPDPEKNPSIVKAWEALEEVLTGAKQATPIVDIYQQLMAPPYGVKAGVVPILVVTALILRAQDIALFEDGNYCQRLTPEIVERLNVPYPDRFTVKAAPTGRGQRLLVVNSLAKALNVDTPRSRAARNPALLGVVRAMLERVMVLEPYAQKTRRLSTEALAIREVLSQATDPDELVFTSLPAALGFDPIGATAPRDDESAKAYVADLTAALDDLTGASAALRQEVVATIGREFRLPAEITSLRTGLTERLLGFANAPLELNLQGFVSRVLNESLPDEDWLDPIIIRLANRALGDWTDKDAATFPRQVKEVARALDRVSHLYEAHTLTDAAKEESASRQIDTHLLTLTTPQGTEERTLIHVPKQSRQVADELVVSVIRQAEEALGPDGARILLAALAERLAVQDADAAPTTKETL; encoded by the coding sequence ATGGCAACGAAGACCACTCAGCGCCCTCAGCAGGTTGCTCCTGTACAGCTGCCCGCGGGTATCTCCCTGGTCGGCTCGGAGCTGCGCTCCACCAACCTTGAGCGCGATGTCGAGGAGAAGCACCTCAACGACCCGTACGTGGGAGCCCGCGCGCTCGACGTACTTGATCGCGTCACCAACGCCGTGGCCAATCTCCGTCGCACGCGCGCCTGGTCGTTCACTGGTCCGTACGGTTCCGGCAAGTCCACCCTTTCGAACCTCTTCGACGCCTTCCTCGGCCACGACGAAACCCGACGTGCCGAGGCCGAGGCTGCGGTCAGGGCCAGCAACCCTGGACAGGCCGCTCGGCTCGCCCGTGTACGCGATGAGCTCAGCGACAAGGCAGGCTTCCTCGGCGCTGTTGCCACGGCTCGACGCGAACCTCTCGCCGCTACCGTGCACCGTGCTCTCCAGACCGCGGTCGAGCGCAAGTGGAAGAAGCGGGTTCCGAAGGAAATCGCCCAGGCGCTGGCCGCCTGCGCGGAAGGCAAGGTCCCGAGCCACGAGAGCATCACCAACGCCGTCGCGGCCCTGTGTGACCGGCACCCCCTGCTCCTGATTATCGACGAGTTCGGCAAGAACCTCGAGTACTCCGCCGCTGCCGGCGACTCGGGTAGCGCCGCGAGCGACGTGTTCTTGCTGCAGATGCTGGCCGAGACGGGCGCGGGCCCCTCGGGCATGCGGCTGTTCATGTTCACGCTGCAGCACCTTGCATTCACTGACTACGCGGCCCGTTCCAGCGCCATCCAGACCCAGGAATGGGCCAAGGTCCAGGGCCGCTTTGAAGACATCACCTTCGCTCCGAACCTCGGCGACGCAGTCCACCTGATGCGGCGGCGCCTCGACTTGACGGGCGTCTCGGAGCCGGGTCTCGAGCTCATCCGGCAGCAGGCCGACGCAGCGGCATACGCCTGGAAGCAGCACGCCCTGCGCGCCGTCGTGGATATCTCCGCGGAGATGTTCGCCGACCTCTACCCTCTGCACCCGCTCACCGCTGTCGCCGCGCCTCTGCTCGCCGCGCAGATCGGCCAGCACGACCGCAGCCTCACCGGCTTCTTGGCCAGCGATGAGCCGAACACGGTCCGCCGAGCCCTGGAGACCTTGTCGTCTGAGGCTCCTGAGCGGGCATGCACCATTCGCCTGCCGCAGCTGTACGACTACTTCTTTGCCTCAGGCCGTACGACCATCCTCGCCTCGACTAAGGCCAGCCGCTGGCTCGAGGTCGACAACCGTCTCAATGAAGCCCACGGATTGCCCACGGAGGACCAAGACGTCCTCAAGGTGATCGGCATCCTCAACCTCATGGACGCCGACGGTGCGTTGGGCGCTACCCCGCCCATGATCCAGTTCGCGCTGAATGACCCGACGGACGCACTCGACCCGGATCGCTTCACTGCTCTGCAGGAGCGGTTGGACAGGCTTGTCGAGGATGGCTTCCTCGTTCACCGTGCCTACAGCCACGAGTACCGGGTCTGGCAGGGCACAGACGTCGACATCGATGCACGGGTTCGAGAGGTGGCCACGCGCATCGCCCCGGCCGACGTCATGAGCTACTTCAGCAAGCACCTCGGGACTGTGCTCCCTGCGGCGGTCGTTGCTGGCGGACACAGCCAGCGCACCGGCATGTTGCGCTATTTCTCCACCGCGGTCAGCCACAAGAGCGAGAAGCTCAAGGGCCCTCAGGTTGTCCAGGATGCTGCGGACGGCCTGATCGTCTACCACCTTGGACCGCTGGAGACCCGGCCCGCGGTGCAGTCACCGCTGCCTGTGCTTATCGGCACCACGAAGAACCCGGAAGCCGTTCTGCAAGCTGGCATCGACCTCGTCGCTCTCGAGGAGCTCCTCGACGACGACACCATCGACCACGTCGCCACCCGCGAGATCGAGGAACGCGCAGCGCACCTCTCTCAGACCATCGGCGCCCGTTTGGACGAGGCGTTCAATCCCCTGAGCCCGCAGTCCAACTGGTACCTGTGGCACAAGGGGACCGAGGTCCAGGGTGATGACAGCGAGCCGGTCGAGGCGCGCAGCTACGCCAACCTGGCTTCCCAAGCGTGCGACCGGGTTTACCCGCACACCCCGCACATCCGCAACGAGATGGTCGGGCGCCACCAGCTCACGAGTAACGGCGCCCGTGCCCGTCGCGAACTGCTCACCTCAATGCTGCAGCGCTCTGGGAACCCCCTGCTCGGCTACGACAGGACGAAGTACACCCCCGAGCGGGCCATGTACCACGGCGTCCTGGAGTACCTCGGGCTGCACCGTGCCGCCGGCGAGACAGAGGCAGGAACCGACACCACCAGCATCCTCACGCACGGCCTGTCGCGCCCCGACCCTGAGAAGAACCCGAGCATCGTCAAGGCTTGGGAAGCCCTCGAGGAAGTCCTGACCGGCGCGAAGCAGGCCACGCCGATCGTCGACATCTACCAGCAGCTCATGGCGCCGCCCTACGGCGTCAAGGCTGGCGTCGTTCCCATCCTCGTGGTGACCGCTCTCATCCTGCGGGCTCAGGACATCGCCCTGTTCGAGGACGGCAACTACTGCCAGCGGCTGACCCCGGAAATCGTCGAGAGGCTCAACGTCCCCTACCCGGACCGTTTCACGGTCAAGGCCGCACCGACCGGCCGTGGACAGCGCCTCCTCGTCGTCAACAGCCTGGCCAAGGCGCTCAACGTCGACACCCCTCGGTCTCGCGCTGCTCGTAATCCCGCCCTGCTCGGGGTAGTTCGGGCCATGCTTGAGCGCGTTATGGTTCTGGAGCCCTACGCCCAGAAAACGCGTCGGCTGAGCACTGAGGCACTCGCGATTCGCGAGGTGCTCTCCCAGGCGACCGACCCCGACGAGCTGGTCTTCACCTCCCTGCCCGCAGCACTGGGCTTCGATCCGATCGGGGCCACGGCCCCTCGCGACGACGAGTCCGCCAAGGCGTACGTCGCCGACCTGACTGCAGCACTCGACGATCTCACCGGTGCTAGCGCTGCCCTGCGCCAGGAGGTTGTGGCCACGATCGGGCGCGAGTTCCGCCTGCCTGCCGAGATCACCAGCCTGCGCACGGGCCTCACCGAACGGCTGCTCGGTTTTGCCAACGCGCCGCTCGAGCTCAACCTGCAGGGCTTCGTCTCCCGCGTTCTCAACGAGAGCCTGCCGGACGAGGACTGGCTCGACCCGATCATCATCCGCCTGGCGAACCGGGCCCTCGGAGACTGGACTGACAAGGACGCCGCTACCTTCCCGCGGCAGGTCAAGGAGGTCGCCCGCGCACTCGACCGCGTGAGCCACCTCTACGAAGCTCACACGCTCACCGATGCAGCCAAGGAAGAGAGCGCCTCCCGGCAGATCGACACGCATCTGCTGACTCTCACCACCCCGCAGGGGACGGAAGAGCGCACCCTCATCCACGTTCCCAAGCAGTCCCGTCAGGTGGCCGACGAGCTCGTTGTCAGTGTCATCAGGCAGGCTGAAGAAGCACTGGGTCCCGACGGCGCACGAATCCTTCTCGCCGCCCTGGCCGAGCGCCTGGCCGTGCAGGACGCCGACGCGGCCCCGACGACGAAGGAGACGCTGTGA
- a CDS encoding phosphoadenosine phosphosulfate reductase family protein, translating to MTDTNSTTGKKRHVLGLSGGKDSSALAIHMRDRVPEMEYFFCDTGAELPETYEYLSRLEAAVGKPIVRLNATRDFDHWLEVYQGTLPSPQMRWCTKNLKLKPLEEWVGDDEVISYVAIRADENRLGYVSTKPNITAVFPFREDGIDRAGVDRILDEAGIGLPAYYEWRTRSGCYFCFFQRKHEWVGLKDRHPELFEKAIAYEEKVNYRRTAMQGREYTWSQGESLHELIARRDEIEAKHQAALDRAAKRVKPNRPLLEILADAHDEDDDEAGCAVCHL from the coding sequence GTGACCGACACCAATAGCACGACTGGGAAGAAGCGCCACGTCCTCGGCCTGTCGGGAGGCAAGGACTCCTCCGCTCTCGCGATCCACATGCGTGACCGGGTGCCGGAGATGGAGTACTTCTTCTGCGATACCGGCGCCGAGCTGCCGGAGACGTACGAGTACCTCAGCCGCCTTGAGGCCGCCGTCGGCAAGCCGATCGTGCGTCTCAACGCGACCCGCGACTTCGACCACTGGCTCGAGGTCTACCAGGGCACGCTCCCCAGCCCACAGATGCGCTGGTGCACCAAGAACCTAAAGCTCAAGCCCCTGGAAGAGTGGGTCGGCGACGACGAGGTGATCTCCTACGTCGCGATCCGCGCCGATGAGAATCGCCTCGGCTACGTCAGCACCAAGCCGAACATCACCGCCGTCTTCCCCTTCCGGGAAGACGGCATCGACCGAGCCGGCGTCGACCGCATCCTCGACGAGGCTGGCATCGGTCTGCCCGCGTACTACGAGTGGCGCACACGCTCGGGCTGCTACTTCTGCTTCTTCCAGCGTAAGCACGAGTGGGTGGGGCTCAAAGACCGTCACCCGGAGCTTTTCGAGAAGGCCATAGCGTACGAAGAGAAGGTTAACTACCGGCGTACCGCTATGCAGGGCCGCGAATACACCTGGTCGCAGGGCGAGTCCCTGCACGAACTCATCGCCCGTCGTGACGAGATCGAGGCCAAGCACCAGGCGGCGCTCGACCGCGCGGCCAAGCGCGTGAAGCCGAACCGCCCCCTGCTCGAGATACTCGCGGATGCCCACGACGAGGACGACGACGAGGCCGGCTGCGCCGTGTGCCACCTGTAG
- a CDS encoding phosphoadenosine phosphosulfate reductase, translated as MTEFSATHDLDPIAEHEPQSALRVISYGGGVQSTALLALAAEGVIDFPTFLFSNVGDDSENPGTLRYIREVTSPFAREHGISLEILEKVRRDGRTDTLWQVLHRPAARSIPIPVRMANGAPGRRNCTADFKIKVISKWLKAHGASADRPATVGIGISVDEIHRANRRRSEPNRRVSYPLLDLGLRREDCIQLIREAGLPIPPKSSCFFCPFHTVDEWRTQRKSEPELFSKSEELERFINSRRAALGRDDVYLTRYGAPLGTAIHNPAADDLGDGNCDSGWCMT; from the coding sequence TTGACCGAATTTTCCGCTACGCACGACCTCGACCCGATTGCCGAACATGAGCCGCAGAGCGCACTGAGGGTTATATCGTATGGCGGTGGCGTGCAGTCCACGGCGCTTCTTGCCCTTGCAGCAGAGGGAGTAATCGACTTCCCCACCTTCCTGTTCTCTAATGTCGGGGACGACAGCGAGAACCCAGGGACTCTGCGATACATCAGGGAGGTTACCTCACCCTTCGCACGGGAGCACGGGATATCTCTGGAGATCCTGGAGAAGGTGCGGCGAGACGGTCGCACGGATACGCTCTGGCAGGTGCTGCACAGGCCGGCCGCGCGCTCCATACCGATCCCGGTCCGGATGGCCAATGGAGCTCCTGGACGCCGCAACTGCACGGCCGACTTCAAGATCAAAGTGATCTCCAAGTGGCTCAAGGCGCATGGCGCCTCAGCAGACAGGCCAGCCACTGTCGGCATCGGGATATCTGTCGACGAGATCCACCGGGCGAACAGACGACGGTCCGAACCCAATCGGAGGGTCTCCTACCCTCTGCTCGATCTCGGGCTGCGTCGCGAAGACTGTATACAGCTGATCAGAGAAGCCGGACTCCCCATACCTCCCAAGAGCTCGTGCTTCTTCTGCCCATTTCACACCGTCGACGAATGGCGAACGCAGCGAAAATCCGAGCCTGAGCTATTCAGCAAGTCGGAGGAACTGGAGAGGTTCATCAACTCTCGTCGCGCCGCACTGGGTCGTGATGACGTCTACCTCACACGGTATGGAGCCCCTCTGGGGACCGCCATTCATAATCCAGCCGCCGACGACCTCGGGGACGGAAACTGCGACTCCGGATGGTGCATGACGTAA
- a CDS encoding gamma-glutamyltransferase, with protein sequence MAEWDLVPSKKQHDQQPLLHPDAIDIPVLFRDGPGGRTRGEWRRKDHAEWTGPAFPASNGWYLPTTTWREILKAAINVGRDLSPWLDRPYYAAREIGARIAPLDAYLDLHDGPRLHDYNAGRRLTANVVLEQGTEASARGALGYRLGMTMAEWACRSLLGLGQTYHIEDSWPLDIEDPAANTKSVKGQKNPRPDLHGWHNGEYLPWLIEAKGGEGGPEGLQRGWEQLEGGCTVVHPHGLDHRLLLCGAALKREVSSRNDLFVTIRHELHIGGSAASAGTCPGSVPGPGDGPQTAEASLEEDDQGSTLLDVARSQMLLFLSLRAVEIASSASLRLVPVARDRHNRRASGLLTLMEDDHSTRERREALARQKESPSDGSARGLGLESFLTARIPNSEVILGMSQRLYAACEELYQADREIADQTPGLRAEDRVTVGLSDEAIDDRASSARREYRERQQFEQPRIQRRVRDAFTAAEEQRPWASRLGANPEFTLSPGTLEGTTPETYLAINPETVFHRHR encoded by the coding sequence ATGGCAGAGTGGGATCTCGTGCCTTCGAAGAAACAGCATGACCAGCAACCCCTCCTCCACCCGGATGCCATCGACATACCGGTCCTCTTCCGCGACGGCCCGGGAGGACGGACCAGAGGTGAATGGCGCCGCAAGGATCACGCGGAGTGGACGGGCCCCGCCTTTCCTGCTTCCAACGGCTGGTATCTACCGACAACGACGTGGCGCGAGATCCTAAAGGCCGCCATCAACGTGGGGCGTGACCTTTCTCCTTGGCTGGACCGTCCCTACTACGCCGCGCGGGAGATCGGGGCTCGGATCGCGCCCCTGGACGCCTATCTGGACCTCCATGACGGGCCGCGCCTGCACGACTACAACGCTGGCCGCCGACTGACGGCGAATGTCGTCCTGGAGCAGGGCACTGAGGCCAGTGCCCGCGGGGCGTTGGGCTATCGGCTGGGCATGACCATGGCCGAATGGGCGTGTCGCTCCCTGCTGGGGCTGGGCCAGACCTACCACATCGAGGATAGCTGGCCCCTCGACATCGAAGATCCCGCAGCCAACACAAAGTCAGTCAAGGGCCAGAAGAACCCCCGTCCCGACCTCCACGGCTGGCACAACGGGGAGTACCTGCCCTGGCTGATCGAGGCCAAGGGCGGCGAGGGCGGACCCGAGGGACTGCAGCGAGGGTGGGAGCAGCTGGAGGGCGGATGCACCGTGGTCCACCCGCACGGCCTGGACCACCGCCTCCTGCTGTGCGGAGCCGCCCTGAAACGCGAGGTGAGCTCGAGGAACGATCTGTTCGTCACGATCCGCCATGAGCTCCACATCGGAGGATCCGCGGCCTCTGCCGGCACATGCCCGGGCAGCGTCCCTGGACCGGGTGACGGGCCACAGACAGCGGAGGCCAGCCTGGAGGAAGACGATCAAGGCAGCACCTTGCTGGATGTGGCTCGGTCCCAGATGCTCCTTTTCCTCTCGCTGCGCGCTGTGGAGATCGCGTCCTCCGCGAGCCTCCGCCTGGTGCCCGTTGCCCGGGACCGCCACAACCGCCGCGCATCCGGGTTGCTGACTCTCATGGAAGACGACCATTCGACCCGTGAACGCCGGGAGGCCCTAGCCAGGCAGAAGGAAAGCCCCTCTGATGGCAGCGCACGAGGACTGGGTCTGGAGAGCTTCCTCACTGCGCGAATTCCCAACAGCGAGGTCATTCTCGGCATGTCACAACGGCTCTACGCCGCCTGTGAGGAGCTCTATCAGGCAGACCGGGAGATTGCTGACCAGACCCCCGGCCTACGAGCCGAGGATCGCGTCACGGTCGGTTTGAGCGACGAGGCGATCGACGACCGCGCATCGTCTGCCCGCCGCGAGTACCGAGAACGCCAACAGTTCGAGCAGCCACGCATCCAGCGCAGAGTCCGCGACGCCTTCACAGCTGCGGAGGAACAGCGGCCCTGGGCATCGCGGTTGGGCGCAAACCCGGAGTTCACCCTGTCCCCCGGCACCCTTGAAGGCACCACGCCAGAGACCTACCTGGCCATCAACCCGGAAACGGTATTCCACCGCCATCGCTGA
- a CDS encoding AAA family ATPase, whose protein sequence is MRIQRIRVHNFKLLKDVDIQLSIDPVKPLTVIRAENGSGKTSLHYAIIWGLYGMDALKSVTSPMDIRLSSKATPAGSPVFIEVVLDFDITDDAGTVLYRLTRQVQETPEVTGSVQRGREVVKLSKLTASGDENLDQPESWLEQWLPKRLVDIFFTNGDDVQKFITGKQEARVRQEKVHLAIESLLGIRQLRTAVVDIEAVQAGLDRKAARDAGGKLEKVTGELEKLELALKEIDEDYEKHTVRLGNIERDQNRKTRDLESIRGIGDLDAINQEIQGLKGDLASLEGYQQRNLDRMKGMLRSEALSWTLADAPLGQALKRLEELKNLREIPKTSTQILEDRLELGICICGESLDPGSTHRDEVSKLLAEQQGRGAIAERLTELRYGARALRSLNRQDFTEVRAEVLGDFAKLAESVRNKTTALYAAEERRALIDDARVRELTEELTELDRKKSDVNFKLGNLDTRRGTVQYDCDQKREEKGNAERNAGISRDLAVRRDVGLDLLNLARAVQGQLEGPYVERVSKRLDGMFKKIIGADNSDTTGVITSTSITSNFDIVVSSQHGNSLDPDFEVNGASQRALTLAFVWSLMEVAGTVAPRFIDTPLGMVSGTTKERMVEAITRPPAPDETPYQVVLLLTRSEIAGVEHILDERAGVFGTLSCSQHYPLDLVHKWADDEPYSRNCGCSHREQCNICARRHDNDLGLRFREEPVA, encoded by the coding sequence ATGAGAATCCAGCGGATCAGAGTCCATAACTTCAAGCTGCTCAAAGACGTCGACATCCAATTGTCGATCGATCCTGTCAAACCGCTGACTGTCATACGTGCCGAGAACGGGTCCGGCAAGACGTCTCTTCACTATGCAATTATCTGGGGCTTGTATGGGATGGATGCTCTCAAGAGCGTCACCAGCCCCATGGATATCAGGCTGTCGTCCAAGGCGACACCTGCCGGATCACCGGTATTCATCGAGGTTGTTCTCGATTTCGATATCACCGACGACGCTGGCACGGTGCTCTACCGGCTCACGCGACAGGTTCAGGAAACCCCCGAGGTGACTGGATCGGTGCAGCGCGGCCGGGAAGTTGTGAAGCTGTCAAAGCTCACGGCATCAGGCGATGAGAACCTTGACCAGCCTGAGTCGTGGCTGGAGCAGTGGCTGCCAAAGAGGCTCGTGGACATCTTCTTCACCAACGGGGACGACGTTCAGAAGTTTATCACCGGCAAGCAAGAAGCGCGGGTACGGCAGGAGAAGGTCCACCTCGCGATCGAGAGCTTGCTCGGAATTCGCCAGCTCCGGACGGCAGTCGTTGACATTGAGGCGGTACAGGCCGGCCTCGACCGGAAAGCGGCCCGGGATGCCGGCGGCAAACTGGAAAAGGTCACGGGCGAACTCGAAAAGCTCGAACTAGCACTCAAAGAGATCGACGAGGACTACGAGAAGCACACGGTTCGGCTCGGAAACATCGAGAGGGATCAAAACCGCAAAACCCGCGATCTTGAATCCATCCGAGGCATCGGCGATCTTGATGCCATCAACCAAGAGATACAGGGGCTCAAGGGGGATCTGGCTTCGCTGGAGGGCTATCAGCAAAGGAACCTCGACAGGATGAAGGGCATGCTGCGCAGTGAAGCCCTGTCCTGGACTCTTGCGGATGCCCCACTGGGCCAGGCCCTGAAGCGCCTGGAGGAGCTGAAGAACCTTCGCGAGATCCCGAAGACGTCAACGCAGATTCTGGAAGATCGGCTTGAGCTCGGCATCTGTATCTGTGGAGAAAGCCTGGATCCAGGCTCGACCCATCGCGATGAGGTTTCAAAGTTGCTGGCCGAGCAGCAGGGCCGAGGTGCGATCGCGGAGCGCCTCACGGAGCTACGGTACGGTGCAAGGGCGCTGCGCAGTCTAAATAGGCAGGACTTCACGGAAGTTCGCGCCGAGGTTCTAGGGGATTTCGCAAAGCTGGCGGAATCGGTCCGGAATAAAACGACTGCCTTGTATGCGGCAGAAGAGCGCCGTGCCCTGATTGACGACGCGAGGGTGCGAGAGTTGACCGAAGAGCTTACCGAACTCGACCGCAAAAAGAGCGACGTAAATTTTAAACTCGGCAACCTGGACACTCGCCGCGGGACTGTGCAGTACGATTGTGACCAGAAGCGCGAAGAGAAAGGGAACGCCGAGCGTAATGCCGGCATTTCGCGAGATCTTGCCGTCAGGCGTGATGTCGGACTGGACCTCCTGAACCTGGCGAGGGCAGTTCAGGGCCAGCTTGAAGGGCCCTATGTCGAGCGGGTCTCGAAACGTCTTGACGGCATGTTCAAAAAAATCATCGGTGCCGACAATAGTGATACCACGGGTGTCATCACCTCGACGTCGATCACTAGCAATTTTGATATCGTTGTTTCGAGCCAGCACGGCAACAGCCTTGACCCTGACTTTGAAGTAAACGGGGCCTCCCAGCGTGCGCTAACACTCGCATTCGTATGGTCGCTCATGGAAGTCGCTGGCACGGTCGCGCCACGGTTCATCGACACCCCGCTTGGGATGGTCTCAGGTACCACCAAGGAGCGCATGGTCGAAGCTATCACACGCCCTCCGGCGCCCGATGAAACGCCATATCAAGTGGTGCTGCTATTGACTCGATCCGAGATCGCTGGCGTGGAACACATCCTGGACGAGAGGGCTGGAGTCTTCGGCACCCTGTCGTGTAGCCAGCATTACCCACTCGATCTCGTGCACAAGTGGGCCGACGATGAGCCGTATTCGCGCAACTGCGGCTGCAGCCACCGAGAGCAATGCAATATCTGTGCGCGGCGTCATGATAACGATCTCGGATTGCGGTTCAGAGAGGAACCTGTGGCGTGA